The genomic stretch TATTTCCCGATGGGCTGGTGCTGTGCGAACGTGTGCCGCAAGGGCACAAAGTGGCGCTTGCCGATCTCTCGGAAGGCGACGAAGTCATTCGCTATAACGTGGTGATCGGCTACGCGCTCAAGTCTTTGCCGAAGGGAAGCTGGATCAACGAACATGTGATCCGGATGCCGAGTCCCCCTGGGCTCGAAGATCTGCCGATCGCGACCATCAAGGCGCCGGACATGCCGCCGCTCGAGGGTTTCACGTTCGAGGGCTACCGCAATGCTGACGGCTCGGTCGGCTCGCGCAACATTCTGGCGATTACGACCACGGTGCAATGCGTGGCCGACGTGGTAGCGCACGCAGTGACGCGGATCAAGGCTGAGTTGTTGCCGAAGTACCCCAATGTCGACGATGTCGTCGGCCTCGGCCACACCTATGGTTGTGGCGTCGCAATCGACGCGCCTGACGCGATGGTGCCGATCCGCACCGTGCGCAACATCAGTCTGAACCCGAATTTCGGCGGCGAAGTGATGATGGTCAGCCTTGGCTGCGAGAAATTGCAGCCGGAACGTTTGATGCCGCCTGGCACGATCCCCATTGCTGCAGCCGCCAATGTCGCCGACATTGGCGACGTTGAGGCCGACCTGAATGGCGACGTCGTCGTGCTTCAGGACGAAGCACACGTCGGCTTCCAGTCGATGATCGAGTCGATCATGAGAATGGCCGAAGGGCATCTGAAGCGGCTGAACAATCACCGTCGCGAGACCTGCCGGGCCTCCGACCTCGTGATCGGCGTGCAGTGCGGCGGCAGCGACGCATTCTCCGGGTTGACCGCGAATCCCGCGGTGGGCTTCGCGACGGACTTGCTGGTGCGCGCCGGTGCGACGGTGATGTTCTCCGAAGTCACCGAAGTGCGTGACGGTGTCGATCAACTGACCGCGCGCGCGGCCAATGCGGATGTCGCCGCGGCCATCATCCGCGAGATGCAGTGGTACGACGATTACCTGAAGCGCGGCGGTGCCGATCGCAGCGCCAACACGACGCCGGGCAACAAGAAGGGCGGCTTGTCGAACATCGTTGAAAAAGCGATGGGCTCGATCATCAAGTCGGGTAACTCGGCCATTTCGGGCGTGCTGTCGCCGGGCGAAAAGGTCCGGCAAAAGGGCCTGATTTACGCGGCAACGCCGGCGAGCGATTTCATTTGCGGCACACTGCAAGTCGCCGCGGGGATCAACCTGCACGTGTTCACGACGGGCCGCGGCACGCCCTACAGTCTCGCTGAAGTACCCGTCATCAAGGTGGCGACGCGCTCGGATCTCGCCCGCCGCTGGCACGACCTGATGGATATCAACGCCGGCACCATCGCAACCGGCGATGCAACCATCGAAGACGTGGGTTGGGAGCTGTTCCGCCTGATGCTCGACGTGGCGAGCGGCCGCAAGCAAACCTGCGCGGAGAAACTCAAGCTTCACAACGCGTTGACGTTGTTCAATCCGGCACCGGTGACCTGATTGCCGTATCGGTGTACGCGCAGCTGGCATTGGCCACTTGAAGCGCGTACGGAATCAAACATGCAGGCTGTGCCGGTAGCCAGGCAGCCAGCAAAAAGTAATCACGAAACAGACAGAGACATGACCGACTCGACCCTTGAACGCCCCGTGACATCAAAGCCCTTCCGGCGTCTTCTGCTAACCGGCGCTGCCGGAAATCTGGGGCAGCAGTTGCGCGGCGCGCTCGCCGCGTGGGCCGACATTGTGCGTGTGACCGACATCGCGCCGCTTGGCGATGTGGCCGCGCATGAAGAAGCATCGATCGTCGACCTCGCAGACGAACAGGCCGTTCACGCGCTGCTGGAAGGCGTCGACGCAGTCGTTCATCTTGGCGGCATATCCGTCGAGGCGCCGTTCGAAGATCTGCTCGAAGCGAACATACGTGGTCTGTACAACCTCTATTCGGCCGCGCAGAAGCAGGGCGTGAAGCGCATCGTGTATGCCAGTTCGAACCACGCGGTGGGTTTTCATCCGGTGACGTCGGTGGTCGATATCGACGCGCCGCTGCGCCCCGACAGCCTGTATGGCGTGACCAAGTGCTTCGGCGAATCGCTGTCGCGCTATTACTTCGACCGCTTCGGTCTCGAGACGGTATGTCTGCGGATCGGCTCGTCGTTCGAGCAGCCGAAAAATCCCCGCATGCTCGTGACCTATCTGAGCTATCGCGACCTGATCGAACTGGTGCGCTGCTCGCTGTTCACCAACCGGGTGGGGCACGCGATCGTCTATGGCGTGTCGGACAACCGGACCAAGTGGGTCGATAACACCAAGGCAGCGTTCCTCGGCTTTCGTCCGCAGGACAGTTCGGTCGAGTTCGAGCATCTCTTTCCGGCCAGTGCGCCCACAACGGACCTGGATGACCCGACGCAGCGTTTTCAGGGCGGCCCGTTCGTGCTTGCTGGCCCGATGGAACCGAAACGGTGAGCGCGATGGAAAACGCGCGAGTTGAGAGGGTCGAGGCAGCAGGGCTGTCGCCGGCATTGGTCGGCGAGAGCCCGGTGTGGCGCGCGGCGGAACAGGCGCTGTACTGGGTGGATATCCCGGCGCAGAAGATCGTGCGGTTGCGTCTCGACACGGGTGAGCGGTCCGAATGGGTATTGCCGGAGAAGGTGGCGTGTCTCGCGTTCGATCATCGCGGTACGGTGCTGGCCGGCTGCGAGACAGGGCTCTTTGCGATCAGGTTGATTGAAGGCGTAGCCGGCGGTGAGCCGGTCGCGGTGACGGGAAGCAAGCTTGCCGCACCGGTCTTTCCGTTTGCCGGCATGCGCTTTAACGACGGCCGTTGTGATCGCCAAGGGCGCTTCTGGTCCGGCACGATGGTGCAGGACATGGCGGCGGCCAACCCTGCCGGTGCGCTGTATCGTTTCGATGCGCGCGGGGTGCTGTCGGCGCCAGTCGTCGACGCGCTGATCGTGCAGAACGGTCTTGCGTGGTCTCCCGAGGGCGCGACGATGTACCTGTCCGACTCGCACACTTCGCGCCGGCTGATCTGGGCCTTTGATTACGACATCGAAGCGGGCGAGCCGCGTAACCGGCGCGTGTTTGCTGATCTGAATCACCACGCCGGCCGTCCCGACGGCGCAGCGGTGGATGCCGACGGTTGCTACTGGATTTGCGCGAACGACGCCGGCCTGTTGTTGCGCTTCACGCCGCAAGGCAAGCTGGACCGGCAGATTGTCGTGCCGGCCGCGAAACCGTCGATGTGCGCATTCGGTGGCCGCGATCTGGATACGCTGTTCGTGACGTCGATCCGTCCCGCTGCGGGCGCGACCGAGCACGACGGGCATCTGTTTGCGGTTCGTCCTGGCGTGACCGGAATGATCGAGCCCGAATACGCAGGCGAACTATAAAACGGTGAGTGAACAGCGCGTCGGGCGTTGCCGCATTAAAGTATTCGCGGCAGGCCAGGTCGGATATCAAGAAAACTCAAATTGGCCCGGCGCGATTTTCGAATTTCTTTTAGATCGCTATTCCGAGCGCTTTTAGCGTCGCATTCTCAATAAATGGAATTGCCGACCGGCAGGCAGGGTTGATTTGTTTGCTCGGGCAATCTCGCGACGCCTTTCTCGACGGTCGTTCAAGCCTTCCGTTTCGCCGAATAACTAATAATTCATCGCTTGTCGTACAACTTAACGGAAGCCGGCGCCACCGTGTGGTCTCGATTGGATCTACGAAAAATAGCGTGTCCAGCACATCTTGGCGGGCTCGACGATTGACGCAACGCGCTTGTTGCCTCATGAAGCATGCCGCACAGTTCGTCTTGCAGAACGCTTACCGTGCGGGTAAATACCGTCTGTACAACGACAACCTGGTTTTATAGACTTCATACGTCGTCGTACAACAAGCCGGTTTAGCGCTTCTTATCTCGAAAGTATTTGGACTGCCGGGCAGGTGGGGTGGTGCACGTGTGCCTGCGATGTCGAACACGTCAACACGGCAAAGACCTCGTCACCCGAGAGGGTGGCGATCGTATGGCTGATAAAACAAAAAGCGGATTTTTCTGAGACCGAAATACGCGTTAAAAACCATCCCGCAGCATACGCAATCGATCGGATGGTCTATTTTTCAAGGAATGTCACAATGAAAAAGAAGTTTGCCTCTTCCCATGTTCCGATGATCATCGCGGCCTCTGTGCTGGCATTCAGCACCGGCGCGGCACAAGCGCGGGATTTCGCGTGGCGGATGTGCACGGCGACACGTATCCGACCAACATGGCCGTGAAGTACATGGGCGAAGAGATCAACAAGGCTACCGGTGGTAAAGATTCGGTGAAGGTCTTCGGCAACAGCTCGCTGGGTTCCGAAAACGACACGATCGATCAGGTGCGCATTGGCGCACTGGACATGGCCCGCTGCAATGGTGCTGCGTTCAACGAGATCGTTCCCGAGTCGATGATTCCGTCGCTCCCCTTCCTGTTTCGCGACATCGACCATTTCCGCAAGGTGATGTACGGCCCGGAAGGGCAGAAGATTCTCGACGCCTTCAAGGCGAAGGGCATGATCGCGCTGACGTTCTACGAGAGCGGCGCGCGTTCGATCTACACCAAAAGAGCCATCCACTCGCCTGCCGACATGAAGGGTCTCAAGGTGCGCGTTCAGCCGTCTGATCTGATGGTCGATGAGATCAAGGCGATGGGCGGCACGCCGACGCCGATGCCGTTCGCCGAGGTTTATACGGGGTTGAAGACGGGGCTGGTCGATGCCGCGGAAAACAATCTCCCGTCTTACGAAGAGACCAAGCACTTCGAAGTCGCCCCCGTATATTCCGAGACCCAGCATTCGATGACGCCGGAAGTGCTGGTGTTCTCCAAAAAGGTCTGGGATACGTTGACGCCTCAGGAGCAGGACGTCATCAAAAAAGCCGCGGCTGACTCCGTGCCTTACTACGTCAAGCTGTGGACTGCTCGCGAAAGTGACGCGAGCAAGACGGTCACCAAGGGCGGTGCGACGATCCTCGCGTCGTCGCAGATAGATCGTGCTGCTTTCGTCAAGGTCATGCAGCCGGTATGGGCCAAGTACGAAAAGACGCCGCAGATGAAGCAGCTTGTCGACGAAATCCAGGCGGTCAAATAAGGTTCGGAAATCAGACGGGGGGAAAGCCGGCAGATCATTCCGCCGGCTTTTCCACGCGCGGTTTCATGAATCGGTGACGTCGAACAGGATTCCTGAGGATTAAAGATAAATCCATTGTGTGCAAGGATGGGGTCAATGAGATTCATGAAACGCCCAAACGATTTTCTCGTCCGCGTGCTGGTTATCGTCGCGTCGGTAAGCCTGGCCGCGCTATGCCTGCTTGTCATCTACAGCGTCGTGATGCGCTATGTCTTCAGCGATGCACCGGATTTCGTCGAACCCATTGCCTTGCTGTTGGTGATCGTCATCGCCATGTTCGGCGCCGCGCTCAAAGTTCGCGAGAGTGGCCATATCGGGCTCGACTCACTTGTCAAGAAATTGCCACCGAAAGGTCAGATAATCGCGGAGGCATTCCAGCAAATTTGCCTGATCGCATTGTCCGTGGCGATTTTCCTGGGCTGTTTGCAGATGGCGGAAACCACGATGGAAGACCGGATCCCGATTCTGGGCTTGCCCGAAGCCCTGCGGTACTTGATTCCGGTCATTGCCAGCGGCTGTATCGCTCTGTTCTCGTTCGAGCACCTGCTGGCGCTTTTCGCACAGAAACAAAAATAGACCATCATGGAACTTGCCATCCTCTCCGTTAGCTTCCTCGTTTTCCTCGTTTTCGGGGTTCCTGTTTCTTTCGCGTTGGGACTGTCGTGTGTTCTGACCTATCTGTATGAAGGCCTGCCGGCTGCCACGGCGATGCAGTCGATGATTTCGGGCATGAACGCGTTTTCGTTCCTCGCCGTCCCGTTCTTCATTTTCTCCGGCGAGTTGATGCTGCATGGTGGCATCGCCGATCGCATCCTGCGTTTCGCGCAGGCCACGGTGGGGCACTTCCGCGGTGGCCTCGGCATGGCCAATGTAGTCGCGTGCACGCTGTTCGGCGGCGTGTCCGGTTCGCCTACCGCGGATACGTCGGCGATGGGCGGCGTGGTGATTCCGTTGATGAAACGCGAAGGCTATAGCGCGGCCTATGCGGTCAATGTCACCACGCACTCGTCGCTGGCCGGCGCGCTGATGCCGACGTCGACGAACATGATCATTTATGCGTTCGCCGCCCAAGGGATCACGGGAACCCTGAATGGGCACCAGATGAGCGGCGTCTCGATCGGCGATCTACTGTTCTCCGGCCTGCTGCCGGTGCTGTGGGTGATGGGTTTCGTACTGATTGCCGCTTACTGGCAAGCGGTTCGCTACGGCTATCCGCGACGCCCCGACGGCTCGACCGAATTGCAACGGTTTCCGGGCTGGTTCGCGGTGGCCCGCACGTTCCTCGGCGCATTGCCCGGCCTGATGGTGATCGCGATCATCCTCGTCTGCGTGGCCAGAGGTATTGCGACCGCGACGGAGGCGGCGGCGATTGCCGTGGCTTACTCGCTGGTATTGACCATCATCGTTTATCGCACGATGACGCTGAAAAAGCTGTTCGTCGCGCTCTCCAAGGCGGCTAAAACCACCGGCGTGGTGCTGCTGCTGATCGGCGTCTCGAATATGCTGCGCTACCAGATGGCGTATCTGGAGATTCCCGACGCCATCGAACGTCTGCTCGATGGCGCAACGACCATCCCCTGGCTGATGCTGTTGTACATCAACATCATTCAGATTTTTCTCGGCACGTTTGTCGACATGGCGGCGCACATCCTGATCACCACGCCATTGTTCCTGCCGATGGCGATGCATAGCGGCGTAGGCCCCGTGCAGTTCGGCATCATGATCCTGCTGAACTGTGCGTTGGGGCTCGTTCATCCGCCCATCGGGTCGGTGCAGTTTATTGGGTGTGCAATTGGCAATGTGTCGATTGGGGAAACTACCAAGGTGGCTTGGCCTTATTACCTGGCTATCTTCAGCGCGATCAACATCGTGACCTATGTTCCGATGTTTTCGACGTGGTTGCCTAGCCTGATCAATGGACATCCGGTGTTTTGATGCGCGGATCTGGAATCCGCGATGTCGAGACAACGCCAGAGATCAACAATAAGTTTTTTAAAGAGGAGCAGAAATGAAAAAGGCATTGGCAACGTCCGCCCTAGGGTTGGTCGCCCTCGGCGCGCACGCTCAGAGCAGCGTGACGCTGTACGGGATCGTTGACGCGGGCATTGGCTACCAGAGCAGCCAGACGTCGCTCGGTTCGACCTCGGGCGGCCGCTCGGTCGTCAAGATGGTCAACGGCATCTGGGCCGGCAGCCGCTTCGGCCTGAAGGGCGGCGAGGACCTGGGCGGCGGCACGAAAGCGATTTTCCAGTTGGAAGAGGGCTTTAACAGCGCAACCGGCGCACAGGCCGTCTCCGGGCTGGCGTTCAACCGTCAAGCGTACGTCGGTGTGGCCAATACCACGTACGGTACGCTGACGGCAGGCCGCCAGTACACGTCGTACTACACGCTGCTGTCGCCGTATAGCCCGACCACGTGGCTGACCGGCGCCTACGGCGCACACCCGGGCGATATCGATTCGCTCGATACGCTGTACCGCGTGAACAACTCGCTGGTGTACACGTCCCCGAGCCTGCATGGACTGACCGTGAGCGGATCGTATGCGCTTGGCGGCGTGGCGGGCAGTACGAATGCCGGTTCGACGTGGAGCGCGGCAGTGCAGTACCTGAACGGTCCGTTCGGTATCGCGGCAGGCTTCCAGCGCATCAATAACTCGACGCCGGGCGGCGGCGCGTGGGGCGCGGACTCCACCGCGTCGAATGCGGGCGCGCAGCCGGGTGTGTCGGGGATTAACAACGGCTACCAGACCGCGCAGGCGCAACAACGCGTCGCGGTGACGGGTGGTTATGCATTCTCTTCGCAATGGGACGTCTCGTTCTCGTATTCGAACGTGCAATACATCCCGGGCATCAACTCGAAGTTCCATAACGAGGCGATTTTCAACACCGCCGGCGCAGTGCTGCACTTCAAGCCGCTCACGGTGCTGGATCTCGCCGCGGGCTATAGCTACACGCGCGCAACGCAGGCGAACGGCATCTCGAGCTCGGCTCGGTATCAGCAGTTCAATCTCTCGCAGTACTACAGTCTCTCCAAGCGTACCGGCCTGTATGCGCTGGAGGCCTATCAACGTGCGAGCGGCCAGACCCTGGGAACGAACGGTGCGAGCATCATCAACGCAACGGCGGATATCGGCGATGGCCAGAACAGCGCGCCGTCGTCGTCACGCAGTCAGTTTGCTGCGGGCGTAGGTATCATTCACCGGTTCTAACCGGGTAGTGTGGTGGCGGCGTCTATTGACGCCGCCAAGCTGGCGATACGTTTCACATAGGCGTCGCTGATCAGCACCCACCTGATTTGACCGGCGGGGTCACGTTCAGGCGAACCGCTACCTGCGGTTACATTAGGGGCGGAATAGATCAAAACCGGCCAGCACGACGACCCCGCTTACGACGATCATCGACACCGAGTGCTGCCCGAAGTAAAGAATGGCCGCGGCCGACCAGGTCGCGATAGAGAATCCTGCGATGTGTTTCATGAGGTGAACCCCAAGGCTATCGCCAATAATCCACTCACGATCCCGCAAGCCACTACCGCTAAAGCCACCACCGTCAACACGCGCCTGGGAAACGAACGCCCGAGCATGGCCATAGACGGCACGCTGATCAAAGGCAGCGTCATGAGCAATGCGCCAGCCGGGCCGGCCGCCATGCCGAAGGCAAGCATTGCCTGAATGATCGGTACTTCGCCCGCGGTCGGAATCACAAACAATGTCCCTGCGATGGCGAGCCCGACGATCCACAGCAGACTGTTATCGATGTCCGGTCCGATGTGCGGAAAGAGCCACGTCCGCGCCGCGCCCAGAATCAACACCAGCACGATGTATTCAGGAATCAGCCGGATTGTCATTCTTCCGAGGATTCTCACCCAGCGTGTGAAAGCGGTACCGGGATCGTCGTTCGCAACGAGTTGCGCCATGGCTTCGCGCGATGCCTGGGCCTCCTTCGGCGTGACCATTTTGTTCACGAGGTAGCCGAGGCCGAACACCATCACGAGGCCCAGCGCCAGCCGCAAGCCCATCCATTGCCAGCCGAGCACGAAGCCCATGAAGATCAGCGTGGCCGGATTGAGCGCCGTATTGCCAAGCCAGAATGCGATCGCAGCGCCCGGTGCGGCCTGACGGGCGCGCAAGCCCGCTACAACCGGTGCCGCGCAGCACGTGCACATCATGCCGGGCAGGGACATCAGCCCGCCGTTGACCACGCTGCTGAAATCGGTCCGGCCGAGCGCACGCGCAACCCACTGCGGCGGAATCAGCGCCTGCACGGCCGAGCCCAGCAGAAGCCCCAGCACCATCGCCTGCCAGATCGCCTTGCCGTAGGCCAGCGCGTAATCGATGGCTGCCTGCCATGATGCCGCCGGCGCGCTCGAAGACGTTCCCATCAGGATCGACTTGCCGATGGAGTGCTGGCTCGCGGCGACGAAAGCGCGGTTGTAGTAAGGGAACCACTTCACATAGAAGAGGCCGATCACAGCGATCAACAGGAACACGATCCAGCCGAGCGCGACACGGGGTTGCCGAAGTGTTGTTTGCATAGGGGCGTTCACTATAGATTTGAATCAGATCGAGGCGAGTGTGCTGCTGTCCAGCCGGGCAAGGAGTGCCTTTGCCTGTTCAACGACATCGGCGTCATTGGGCCGAAAATTCATTTGCATCGCGTGCGGCAGTTGCACGAAATGTTCGTGGCTGCTGCGCGCGTACGCCGGATCGTAATGCCGTTCGATCAACTCGCTAGCGAGTTCGGCGCGCCTGTTTTCGTCGACGAGCTGTTGCCAGCTTGTCACACGCTCACGGCTGTGCAGCCCAATCAGTTTTTGAAGCTGTCTTTTCAGCGATTCGGGATTGTCGAACAGATGCGCATAGTCGTGCAGCAGAAACGCCGCACGATCTTCGCGGTTCGACAACACTTCGATGCATGCACCCTGATGAAACGTCTCAAGGAGCGCGAGCGGCAACGTAATTGAACCGATCCGCCGGCTCTCCGATTCGACGAACACCGGCCGCTCGGGATCGAACGCGCGCAGCGCAGTCACCAGCAGCGTATCGAAGCGCTTTTGCGAAGGCTGTGGGACGCCCGCCAGGGCGCCGAGCAGGGACCCACGGTGCGAAGCCAGCGCTTCGAGGTCCAGCGTTTGAGCGCCAGCCCGGCTCAACGCGTCGAGCAGCCGGGTCTTGCCACTGCCGGTCGGGCCCACCAGCGCGATATATTTGAACGTCTTCGGCAATGAGCTGAGCGTGTCGAGCGTCGCCCGACGATAGGCCTTATAGCCGCCGTCGAGCTGCCGCGCCTGCCAGCCGATCATATTGAGCACCGTTGTGACCGAACCGGAGCGTTTGCCGCCGCGCCAGCAATAGATCAGCGGGCGCCACTGACGCGGTCGGTCCGCAAAGGTTGTCTCCAGATGTCGCGCGATGTTGCGCGCCACCAGCGCCGCGCCCACCCGCGAGGCTTCGAAAGGCGACACTTGTTTATACATGGTGCCGATCAGCACACGCTCTTCGTTGCTCAGCACAGGCGCGTTCAGCGCGCCTGGAATGTGGTCTTCAGCAAATTCAAGCGGCGTGCGCACATCGATGATTTCATCGAAATCACCTGATTTATCGAGGCTGACGAGAAGATTTTTCAAGGGGGATACGGTCGAAGCAGGCCGGCGGGCGGAGTGAAATTATCGCACGCGGCGTCATTGCCGCCTGCGAACCGCGTAGGAGCACGGCCGGACCGCATCGCGCAGCGCCCATCACAGGCGCTTGCTCAGATCACTTCGACGCGGTTTGCGCCGTCGACCATCTCGCCGATGACACACGCTTGACTGAATCCATCGGCGCGGAAAATAGCGAGAACGTCGTCGACCGCTTCAGGCGCGCACGAAACCAGCAGGCCGCCGGAGGTTTGCGGATCGGTGAGCAGGGTGCGGGCCGTCGGCGGCAATGACGATGTCAAGGCTATATCGTCTCCGTACGCGGCCCAGTTGCGCCCCGAAGCGCCGGTGAAAATCCCGGCCTCTGCAAACCCGACCACGTCCGGCAGCCAGGGTAAATCTGCATAGCGCACGCGCGCGGTCAGATTCGATCCGCGGGCCAGCTCCAGCGTGTGGCCCAGCAGGCCAAAACCGGTGATGTCGGTGAGGGCATGGACGCCGTCTAGCGTTGCCAGCTCGGCGCCTGGCCGGTTGAGTTTGGTCGTGGCCGCGATCATGGCGGCGTAGCCGTTTGAATCGAGCCGGTCTTTTTTCAACGCGGCCGACAGGACGCCCACACCCAGCGGCTTGCCGAGAATCAGCACATCGCCCGCCTGAGCAGCTGCGTTGCGTTTGACGCGCTGGGGATGAACCACGCCGAGCGCAACCAGGCCATAGATGGGTTCCACCGAATCGATGGAATGGCCGCCCGCGAGCGGAATGCCGGCTTCGGCGCACACGGATTCACCGCCTTTCAGCACGGCCGCGATCACGTCGTGGGGCAAGACGTTGATCGGCATGCCGACGATCGCCAGCGCCATGATGGGCTTGCCGCCCATGGCGTAAACGTCGGACAGGGCATTAGTCGCGGCGATACGGCCGAAATCGAACGGGTCGTCGACGATCGGCATGAAAAAGTCGGTCGTCGCGACGATCGCCTGCTCGTCGTTGAGCTTGTAGACGGCGGCGTCGTCGGCGGTATCGTTGCCGACCAGCAAGTCGGGGAAGAAGGGCAGTGGCGCGCTGCGCTTGAGCAGG from Paraburkholderia sp. IMGN_8 encodes the following:
- the garD gene encoding galactarate dehydratase; protein product: MEHSPLYIRVHPNDNVAIVVNDGGLGEGAVFPDGLVLCERVPQGHKVALADLSEGDEVIRYNVVIGYALKSLPKGSWINEHVIRMPSPPGLEDLPIATIKAPDMPPLEGFTFEGYRNADGSVGSRNILAITTTVQCVADVVAHAVTRIKAELLPKYPNVDDVVGLGHTYGCGVAIDAPDAMVPIRTVRNISLNPNFGGEVMMVSLGCEKLQPERLMPPGTIPIAAAANVADIGDVEADLNGDVVVLQDEAHVGFQSMIESIMRMAEGHLKRLNNHRRETCRASDLVIGVQCGGSDAFSGLTANPAVGFATDLLVRAGATVMFSEVTEVRDGVDQLTARAANADVAAAIIREMQWYDDYLKRGGADRSANTTPGNKKGGLSNIVEKAMGSIIKSGNSAISGVLSPGEKVRQKGLIYAATPASDFICGTLQVAAGINLHVFTTGRGTPYSLAEVPVIKVATRSDLARRWHDLMDINAGTIATGDATIEDVGWELFRLMLDVASGRKQTCAEKLKLHNALTLFNPAPVT
- a CDS encoding NAD(P)-dependent oxidoreductase, which gives rise to MTDSTLERPVTSKPFRRLLLTGAAGNLGQQLRGALAAWADIVRVTDIAPLGDVAAHEEASIVDLADEQAVHALLEGVDAVVHLGGISVEAPFEDLLEANIRGLYNLYSAAQKQGVKRIVYASSNHAVGFHPVTSVVDIDAPLRPDSLYGVTKCFGESLSRYYFDRFGLETVCLRIGSSFEQPKNPRMLVTYLSYRDLIELVRCSLFTNRVGHAIVYGVSDNRTKWVDNTKAAFLGFRPQDSSVEFEHLFPASAPTTDLDDPTQRFQGGPFVLAGPMEPKR
- a CDS encoding SMP-30/gluconolactonase/LRE family protein; translation: MENARVERVEAAGLSPALVGESPVWRAAEQALYWVDIPAQKIVRLRLDTGERSEWVLPEKVACLAFDHRGTVLAGCETGLFAIRLIEGVAGGEPVAVTGSKLAAPVFPFAGMRFNDGRCDRQGRFWSGTMVQDMAAANPAGALYRFDARGVLSAPVVDALIVQNGLAWSPEGATMYLSDSHTSRRLIWAFDYDIEAGEPRNRRVFADLNHHAGRPDGAAVDADGCYWICANDAGLLLRFTPQGKLDRQIVVPAAKPSMCAFGGRDLDTLFVTSIRPAAGATEHDGHLFAVRPGVTGMIEPEYAGEL
- a CDS encoding TRAP transporter small permease, which gives rise to MRFMKRPNDFLVRVLVIVASVSLAALCLLVIYSVVMRYVFSDAPDFVEPIALLLVIVIAMFGAALKVRESGHIGLDSLVKKLPPKGQIIAEAFQQICLIALSVAIFLGCLQMAETTMEDRIPILGLPEALRYLIPVIASGCIALFSFEHLLALFAQKQK
- a CDS encoding TRAP transporter large permease encodes the protein MELAILSVSFLVFLVFGVPVSFALGLSCVLTYLYEGLPAATAMQSMISGMNAFSFLAVPFFIFSGELMLHGGIADRILRFAQATVGHFRGGLGMANVVACTLFGGVSGSPTADTSAMGGVVIPLMKREGYSAAYAVNVTTHSSLAGALMPTSTNMIIYAFAAQGITGTLNGHQMSGVSIGDLLFSGLLPVLWVMGFVLIAAYWQAVRYGYPRRPDGSTELQRFPGWFAVARTFLGALPGLMVIAIILVCVARGIATATEAAAIAVAYSLVLTIIVYRTMTLKKLFVALSKAAKTTGVVLLLIGVSNMLRYQMAYLEIPDAIERLLDGATTIPWLMLLYINIIQIFLGTFVDMAAHILITTPLFLPMAMHSGVGPVQFGIMILLNCALGLVHPPIGSVQFIGCAIGNVSIGETTKVAWPYYLAIFSAINIVTYVPMFSTWLPSLINGHPVF
- a CDS encoding porin, giving the protein MKKALATSALGLVALGAHAQSSVTLYGIVDAGIGYQSSQTSLGSTSGGRSVVKMVNGIWAGSRFGLKGGEDLGGGTKAIFQLEEGFNSATGAQAVSGLAFNRQAYVGVANTTYGTLTAGRQYTSYYTLLSPYSPTTWLTGAYGAHPGDIDSLDTLYRVNNSLVYTSPSLHGLTVSGSYALGGVAGSTNAGSTWSAAVQYLNGPFGIAAGFQRINNSTPGGGAWGADSTASNAGAQPGVSGINNGYQTAQAQQRVAVTGGYAFSSQWDVSFSYSNVQYIPGINSKFHNEAIFNTAGAVLHFKPLTVLDLAAGYSYTRATQANGISSSARYQQFNLSQYYSLSKRTGLYALEAYQRASGQTLGTNGASIINATADIGDGQNSAPSSSRSQFAAGVGIIHRF
- a CDS encoding permease gives rise to the protein MQTTLRQPRVALGWIVFLLIAVIGLFYVKWFPYYNRAFVAASQHSIGKSILMGTSSSAPAASWQAAIDYALAYGKAIWQAMVLGLLLGSAVQALIPPQWVARALGRTDFSSVVNGGLMSLPGMMCTCCAAPVVAGLRARQAAPGAAIAFWLGNTALNPATLIFMGFVLGWQWMGLRLALGLVMVFGLGYLVNKMVTPKEAQASREAMAQLVANDDPGTAFTRWVRILGRMTIRLIPEYIVLVLILGAARTWLFPHIGPDIDNSLLWIVGLAIAGTLFVIPTAGEVPIIQAMLAFGMAAGPAGALLMTLPLISVPSMAMLGRSFPRRVLTVVALAVVACGIVSGLLAIALGFTS
- the mnmH gene encoding tRNA 2-selenouridine(34) synthase MnmH; the encoded protein is MKNLLVSLDKSGDFDEIIDVRTPLEFAEDHIPGALNAPVLSNEERVLIGTMYKQVSPFEASRVGAALVARNIARHLETTFADRPRQWRPLIYCWRGGKRSGSVTTVLNMIGWQARQLDGGYKAYRRATLDTLSSLPKTFKYIALVGPTGSGKTRLLDALSRAGAQTLDLEALASHRGSLLGALAGVPQPSQKRFDTLLVTALRAFDPERPVFVESESRRIGSITLPLALLETFHQGACIEVLSNREDRAAFLLHDYAHLFDNPESLKRQLQKLIGLHSRERVTSWQQLVDENRRAELASELIERHYDPAYARSSHEHFVQLPHAMQMNFRPNDADVVEQAKALLARLDSSTLASI
- the selD gene encoding selenide, water dikinase SelD, whose amino-acid sequence is MTDTTANATHSPRLTSLSHGGGCGCKIAPGLLADLLKRSAPLPFFPDLLVGNDTADDAAVYKLNDEQAIVATTDFFMPIVDDPFDFGRIAATNALSDVYAMGGKPIMALAIVGMPINVLPHDVIAAVLKGGESVCAEAGIPLAGGHSIDSVEPIYGLVALGVVHPQRVKRNAAAQAGDVLILGKPLGVGVLSAALKKDRLDSNGYAAMIAATTKLNRPGAELATLDGVHALTDITGFGLLGHTLELARGSNLTARVRYADLPWLPDVVGFAEAGIFTGASGRNWAAYGDDIALTSSLPPTARTLLTDPQTSGGLLVSCAPEAVDDVLAIFRADGFSQACVIGEMVDGANRVEVI